The window GCTCGCGTGGACCGGGCTAGCCGTGTTCTCCGCCTGCCATTTCGGCCTCCTTCAGACCTCCGCCGGCTCGGGCGGCCTGTTGCGGGCAATCGTCGCGTTCGCGTTCGGGCTCGTTCACGGGTTCGGGTTCGCCGGGATCTTGATGGAGATCGAGTTGCCGACGAGCCGTTTGGTTCCCGCCCTTCTTGGCTTCAACGTTGGCGTCGAGCTCGGACAGCTCGCAGTCGTGGTGCTCCTCTGGCCGGCGCTACGAGCGCTCGCTCGGCTCGGGGACGGCCGTTGGTACATCCGCGTCGCAGAGACCGGATCGGCGGCCATCCTCGGTCTCGGTTTGTACTGGGTCGTGATACGCAACTGGGGGTGAAGTCCATGCAGGTCCACCTCGTCGACGGAACGTACGAGCTCTTCCGACACTTCTTCGCCCTGCCCTCCCATCTCGATGCCGACGGAAACGAGATGGCCGCGGCCCGCGGTGTGGTGGGCTCGGTCGTCATGATGCTCGAGAACGGCGCTACCCACCTCGGCGTGGCGACCGATCACGTCGTGGAATCGTTCCGGAATGACATGTGGGAGGGCTACAAGACCGGCGAAGGCATGGAGCCCACGCTCCTGGAGCAGTTCCATCCGCTCGAGAATCTCCTGGGCGCCCTCGGCATCGCCGTGTGGCCGATGGTGGAGTTCGAAGCGGACGACGGACTCGCGTCGGCCGCGGCGGTCGCGAGCGCCGATTCCCGCGTGAAGAAGGTCTTCATCTGCACGCCCGACAAGGATCTCGCGCAGTGCGTCGAAGGAAGCCGGGTCGTTCTGATGGATCGCCGCAAGAACGTCATCAGTGACACGAAGGGCGTCGTCGAGAAGTTCGGCGTCCCCCCCGAATCGATCACGGACTACCTGGCTCTAGTCGGCGATACCGCCGACGGCTTTCCCGGCCTTCCCGGATGGGGCGCCAAATCGGCGGCCACCGTGCTGGCCCGCTACGGACATCTCGAAAACATCCCCGACGACGTCGAGACGTGGAAGGTCAAGCCCCGCAGCGCAGCGCGCCTCGCAGACGCGTTGGCCGAGGGGCGTGAAGACGCCATGTTGTTTAAGCAGCTCGCGACGCTTCGGACGGACGCGCCGGTCGGACGATCGGTGGACGACTGGCACTGGCAGGGTCCGAGCGAGCACTTCGCACCGATGTGCGAAAAGCTTGGCGCGATGAATCTCCTGAAACGCGCCGAGAGGATCGCGGCGAAGCAGGCGTAACGAGAACGACACGAAAGTGCCGTGAAGGCGCTCCGGATCGTGAGCATCGGAGACGTTCTCCTCCTCTGGGCCGCCTATGCCATGCTGCGGGAGTTCGTCCCAGAGGTCCGCCGCCGGCGCGAGACTCCACGAATCTGAACTAGCTACACTGCATCGATCTGGTGCATGGCAAGCGCAGGTCGACGTCACTCGTCGAGACCTTACAGTCGTTGCACAGGCGAACCGGTTCGCGGTACCGGCCGTCATGCTCCAGCACGCGATCCTCACGCTGCTGCAGGACGGCGCCGACCACGGCTACCGCCTGAAACAACGCCTTGACGGTCTGCTCGGACCGGTGTGGTGCGTAAACGTCGGGCAGGTCTATCAGGTGCTCGACCGACTGCGCCGTCAGCGATGGGTCGAGGAGCTTCCTCCGGAGACGAACCAACGGGGCGGCCACGAGCGCTGGCCCGTTGCGATCACAGCGGAAGGCGAGGCCGAGCTCGCACGATGGCGAAGCGCAGAGGTTAGACCGACGAGGCCCCCCGGGCCCGCACGCAACCAAATCCTGGGGAGGCTCGCCGTCGGCGGGCGGGCCTGCCTGGAGGAGATCCTCGAGGGGGTCCTCGTCGAGCGCGCCGTCTACGCCCGCGAGCTCGATCTGGTCGCCGACCTCACTCGCGAATTCGAGGACGCGGACACGACCGTCGAGTCCGCGAAGTTTCTCGCTCTCGAGGCCTCGCGTCTGTCGATCCGCGCGCACATCGAATGGCTCGAGCTGTGCGCCGCACACCTCAACGCGGACGCGTACGATGCCCAAGCGCGAACAGGTCGTCCACGACGCCGTGCATCTCTGGAGAGAAGCGGTCCGGGTGGGTAGCCCCGGACCGGGGGGTACACCCCCGTGCCCGAGGTAAGTCGGGCCCACACTTGCTCGGAATCGGTCGCGCCGTCCGGATCGAGCGCGATGAGCTCTCGGCGGTAGAGGACATTCAAATCGGGAACGTCCCGCTCGACCCGTAGGGAGCGCGCGAGCACGCGTCTGACGGGAACGGCCACGGGGAACACCTCGGCAGGCGCTGCGATTCTCCCAAGCCCAGGGCGTCAGAGTTCGAGCTGTGCGCCCAACTCGACGACGCGGTTCGGCGGGATACCGAAGTACGCCGTCGCGGACGGCGCGTTGCGCGACAGCACCGCGAACAAGTGCTTCCGCCAGGTGGCCATCGGAGACGTCCCGGTCGCGAGAAGCGTCTCACGCCCGAGAAAGAACGTGGTCTGGTCGACATCGAGCTTCAGACCATGCTCCGCGCACAGCGCGACCACCAGATCGATCTTCGGGGCCTCCATAAATCCGAACCGAGCTTGGACGCGATAGAAGCCATGTTCGGATTCGTCGACCTCGACCCGGTCCTCGTTCGGAACCTCGGGCCGGATCGCCGAGACGAACGACATGAGGACGACACGCTCGTGGAGCACCTTGTTGTGCTTGAAGTGATGCAGCAGGACGCTCGGCACGCCGTCGAGCGCGGAGGTCATGACGACCGCCGTACCCGGCACGCGGTGGCACTGCGTCGCCTCGACGTCCCGCAAGAAGAGGTCCAGAGGGAGGCGGGTCCCTTGGAGGATCTGCCCCACCTCAGCGCGACCACGCTTCCACGTCGTCAGTGCCGTGAAAAGGACCGCGCCGACCGCCAGCGGGAACCAACCGCCTTCGAAGAATTTCACGAGGTTCGCGCCGAGGAACGTAAGATCGAAGAGCAAGAAGACCGCGATGGCGCTACCCGCACGAACACGTGACCAGCCCCAGCGCTCTCGCGCGACGGCGTAGAACAGCAAGGTCGTGGTGGTCATCGTGCCCATGACCGCCATGCCATACGCGTCGGCCAACTCGCTCGACTCCTGGAAGCCCAGAACAAGAAGGATGCAGAACACCATCAACGTGCGGTTCACGGCCGGGATGTAGATCTGTCCGTGTGCCGTCTTCGAGGTGTGGATGATCGTGAAGCGCGGCGAGTAGCCCAACTGGACGGCCGCCTGGGTGAGCGAGAACGATCCCGAGATCAACGCCTGCGAGGCAATGATCGTCGCGACGGTCGCGAGCGCCACGAGGGGATAGAGTCCCCACTCCGGGGCGAGTTCGAAGAACGGATTCCGCACCGCAGCGCCGTGCTCGAGAAGAAGCACGCCCTGCCCGAAGTAGTTCAGCAGCAAACCGGGAAGGACCACGGTGTACCACGCGAGTCGGATCGGCCGCGGGCCGAAGTGGCCCATGTCAGCGTACAGGGCTTCGCCGCCGGTGATGACCAACACCACCGAGCCGAGCACGAGGAAGCCGACTTCGCCGGAGTTCGCGAGAAACGAAATCGCCCAGCTCGGATCGAGTGCGGCCAGGACGGAAACGTGGTCGGCGTGTTGGGCGAAGATCTGCGTTGCGCCGAGCACGCCGATCGTACCGAACCAGATCAACATCATCGGCCCGAAGACGGCGCCGATGCCCGCAGTCCCGCGGTACTGGACCGTGAACAGGCCGATCAGGATCCCGATCGTGATCGGGATGATGAACGGATCGAACGCATCCGTCGCGACGGAGAGGCCCTCCACCGCGGAGAGGACCGAGATCGCTGGCGTAATCACGCCTTCGCCGTAGAGCAGCGAGGCCGCGAATAGCCCCAGCAGCAACAGGACGTAGCGCGGAAGCGGCCCACTGCGATCGGTTCGGCTGGCCTGCGTCAGGGACAGGAGCGCGAGGATCCCGCCTTCGCCGTGGTTGTCCGCGCGCATGACGAACGTGAGGTATTTGACGCTGATCACCATCACGAGCGACCAGAAGATCAGCGACAAGATGCCGAGCACGTTGGGCGCGGTGATCGCCAGGTCGTGCTCGCCGAGAAAACACTCGCGCAGCGCGTAGAGCGGCGAGGTGCCGATGTCACCGTAGACGACACCCAGAGCCCCGAGCGCGAGCCAAGGCAGCGGGCCCTGGACCTCCTGGTCGGCCTGGTCGGACCCCTCGGAGGTTTTGCCCCACGCTTCGGCGCCCCCCTGCGTCATGGCGCGGTCTCACCCAACGGCCCAGCCGCGGGCTCGATGCGCCCCAGGCCCTCGAGCGTCGACAGAAGCTCCGACACCTCGCCGAGCAATTCGTCTCCCTGCGTCACCGACACGGTGAGGGTCCCGTCCGCCTGCAGCGTCCGCCCACTGCCACCGAGCGTGACGAAGTCCACGAGGCTCTCCGCCGGGATCTGCGAACTCTCGTGGAAGCGGACACCGATCCGCGCACCGCGGACTCTGGCCTCGAGGATACCGAGCATCTTCATTCGGCGGCGAAGCTCCATCACATCCAGAAGCGTGTCGACGATCGACGGGATCGGTCCATAGCGGTCTCGAAGCTCCTCCGCGAGGAGGACTCGGTCCTCCGCCCGCCGAAGCGCAGCCAGCCGTTTATACCACACGAGCCGCTGATTCACGTCGTTCACGTACGAATCGGGGATGTAGACCGGGATCCCCAGATGCACCTCCGGCTCGATGTCCGTCTCGATGGGCTCGCCCCGGAGCTCGTGGACCGCCTCCTCCATCATCCGGGTGTAGAGCTCGAAGCCTACGGCTGTGACATGCCCGCTCTGCTTCTTCCCGAGGAGATTTCCGGCGCCGCGAATCTCCAGGTCGTGCGCGGCGATCTTGAAGCCGCCGCCCAAATCGTCGAGCTCCTGGAGGACCTGCAACCGGAGGCGAGCATCCTTGCTGAGGATCTGCTCTCCGGGGATCAGCAGATAAGCGTAGGCACGCGCGGGAGACCGGCCGACTCGACCGCGAAGCTGATAGAGCTGGGCCAACCCGAACATGTCGGCGCGATTGATCAGGATCGTATTCGCGTTCGGGATGTCGAGGCCGGACTCGACGATCGCAGTGCAGCACAGGACGTCGAACTCGTGTTCGAGGAAGCCCATCATGACCTTCTCGAGCTGATGCTCCCGCATCTGGCCGTGACCGACGACGATCTTCGCCTCGGGCACGAGCGCCCGCAGCTTCTCCGCCGTCCGCTCGATCGACTGCACGCGATTGTGCACGAAGAACGCCTGCCCGCCGCGGCGTAACTCGCGCAGGAGAGCCTCGCGGATGACGGCATCCTCGCTGCGCGTCACGTACGTACGGATTGCCTGGCGATCGAGAGGCGGCGTCTCGATGACCGAAAGGTCGCGGATGCCGGTAAGCGACAGCTCGAGCGTTCGCGGGATCGGTGTGGCCGAAAGCGTCAGGACGTCGACGAGTTTACGGATCTGCTTCACGCGCTCTTTGTCGCGCACCCCGAAGCGGTGCTCTTCGTCGACGACCAGCAGCCCGAGCCGCGCGAACTCCACGTCCGCCTGAAGGAGACGATGCGTGCCGACCACGATGTCGACACTGCCGGCCTTCAGACCCGCTAAGACGCCGAGATTCTCCTTGCGCGTCCGAAAGCTCGAGACCATCTCGATGTTCACCGGGTAACCCGCGAAGCGTTTCCGGATCGACTCGGTGTGCTGCTGCGCCAACACGGTCGTCGGAACGAGTATTGCGACCTGCTTCCCTTCCATGGCCACGACAAACGCGGCCCGCATCGCGACTTCGGTCTTCCCGTACCCCACGTCGCCGCACACCAGGCGATCCATGGGGCGCCCTTTGCCGAGATCCGCCAACACCTCGCGAATCGCGCGCCCCTGGTCGGGCGTCTCGTCGAACGGGAAGCGCGCCTCGAACTCCTGGTAGTACGGATCGTCCGACGAGAAGGCGTGGCTCTCATTCCGCTGGCGAACGGCGTAGAGATTGAGGAGTTCGTGGGCCATCGCCAGGATGGACTCTTTGGTCTTCTGTTTGACCTTCTCCCACGTGTTGCCGCCGAGCTTGTCGAGATCGGGATCCTTGCCGTCCCCGCCGACGTACTTCTGCACGAGGTTCACCCGATCGACTGGAAGATAGAGGCGATCGCCGCCGTGGTACTCGAGCAGCAGGAAGTCGCCCTCCTCCCCCGCCACGGTGAGATGGGTGAGGCCGTGGTAGCGACCGATGCCGTGGTCGAGGTGGACCACGCAGTCCTCCGGCTTCAGCTGCTCCAGGCTGCGCATCACCTCGTCGAGGGTGAGCGCGACCGCCTTCCGCCGCCGCGACCTGCGATGCTCGCCGAACAGGTTCAGCTCGGCCACGCAGACGAGACGATCTTCGGGGAGCCAGACCGAGCCGGAGAGCTCCCCTTCCACGATGAACGCCGCGGGCTCGTCCTGCTCGAGAACCGCGGTCGGCAAGTCGTCGCCGACGACGGGTACCATCAGCTCCTGCGATTCGAGGACGTTGCGAAGCCGCTCGGCCTGCGATGCGGAGCCCACGACGAGCGCAACGCGATCGCCGGCATCCACCCAGCCGCGAATCTTGTCCGCCACCGCGGCGAACTGGCTCTTCTCGCGCAGCAGCCGCGTGTCACGGAC of the Candidatus Binatia bacterium genome contains:
- a CDS encoding 5'-3' exonuclease H3TH domain-containing protein, translating into MQVHLVDGTYELFRHFFALPSHLDADGNEMAAARGVVGSVVMMLENGATHLGVATDHVVESFRNDMWEGYKTGEGMEPTLLEQFHPLENLLGALGIAVWPMVEFEADDGLASAAAVASADSRVKKVFICTPDKDLAQCVEGSRVVLMDRRKNVISDTKGVVEKFGVPPESITDYLALVGDTADGFPGLPGWGAKSAATVLARYGHLENIPDDVETWKVKPRSAARLADALAEGREDAMLFKQLATLRTDAPVGRSVDDWHWQGPSEHFAPMCEKLGAMNLLKRAERIAAKQA
- a CDS encoding PadR family transcriptional regulator, which codes for MLQHAILTLLQDGADHGYRLKQRLDGLLGPVWCVNVGQVYQVLDRLRRQRWVEELPPETNQRGGHERWPVAITAEGEAELARWRSAEVRPTRPPGPARNQILGRLAVGGRACLEEILEGVLVERAVYARELDLVADLTREFEDADTTVESAKFLALEASRLSIRAHIEWLELCAAHLNADAYDAQARTGRPRRRASLERSGPGG
- a CDS encoding potassium transporter Kup: MTQGGAEAWGKTSEGSDQADQEVQGPLPWLALGALGVVYGDIGTSPLYALRECFLGEHDLAITAPNVLGILSLIFWSLVMVISVKYLTFVMRADNHGEGGILALLSLTQASRTDRSGPLPRYVLLLLGLFAASLLYGEGVITPAISVLSAVEGLSVATDAFDPFIIPITIGILIGLFTVQYRGTAGIGAVFGPMMLIWFGTIGVLGATQIFAQHADHVSVLAALDPSWAISFLANSGEVGFLVLGSVVLVITGGEALYADMGHFGPRPIRLAWYTVVLPGLLLNYFGQGVLLLEHGAAVRNPFFELAPEWGLYPLVALATVATIIASQALISGSFSLTQAAVQLGYSPRFTIIHTSKTAHGQIYIPAVNRTLMVFCILLVLGFQESSELADAYGMAVMGTMTTTTLLFYAVARERWGWSRVRAGSAIAVFLLFDLTFLGANLVKFFEGGWFPLAVGAVLFTALTTWKRGRAEVGQILQGTRLPLDLFLRDVEATQCHRVPGTAVVMTSALDGVPSVLLHHFKHNKVLHERVVLMSFVSAIRPEVPNEDRVEVDESEHGFYRVQARFGFMEAPKIDLVVALCAEHGLKLDVDQTTFFLGRETLLATGTSPMATWRKHLFAVLSRNAPSATAYFGIPPNRVVELGAQLEL
- the mfd gene encoding transcription-repair coupling factor gives rise to the protein MTDPSDMIGRRSIEGAVARVAARLPDERRVKVAGARGPARAALVAQLARFLSRPLLVFAANVGEAELLAQDLRFFLGEANDADLLRKRVHVFPAWDTAAFAPMSPSPETIAQRIEGLYHLRRSRNPVIVTTPEAVLQRVMPPAALDRAVTYLVEGEEVDLADLAGRLADWGYRRRPLVEDRGEFAVRGGLVDVFVTGQPDPHRLELIGDTLDSIRTFDARSQRRVEACEDALILPAAEVPLAARQDPARLRIIEERARELEMPRRERLALLDALAEGTAFPGYEALAPYLAPLVPMFEYLPADTVLVRDEELALVHARDEAWESVLEHARLADEERRLYPPPEALFLPGDELAELVAAWPCVELDSLGVPDGTDGTEGVAVRLPFEVRDTRLLREKSQFAAVADKIRGWVDAGDRVALVVGSASQAERLRNVLESQELMVPVVGDDLPTAVLEQDEPAAFIVEGELSGSVWLPEDRLVCVAELNLFGEHRRSRRRKAVALTLDEVMRSLEQLKPEDCVVHLDHGIGRYHGLTHLTVAGEEGDFLLLEYHGGDRLYLPVDRVNLVQKYVGGDGKDPDLDKLGGNTWEKVKQKTKESILAMAHELLNLYAVRQRNESHAFSSDDPYYQEFEARFPFDETPDQGRAIREVLADLGKGRPMDRLVCGDVGYGKTEVAMRAAFVVAMEGKQVAILVPTTVLAQQHTESIRKRFAGYPVNIEMVSSFRTRKENLGVLAGLKAGSVDIVVGTHRLLQADVEFARLGLLVVDEEHRFGVRDKERVKQIRKLVDVLTLSATPIPRTLELSLTGIRDLSVIETPPLDRQAIRTYVTRSEDAVIREALLRELRRGGQAFFVHNRVQSIERTAEKLRALVPEAKIVVGHGQMREHQLEKVMMGFLEHEFDVLCCTAIVESGLDIPNANTILINRADMFGLAQLYQLRGRVGRSPARAYAYLLIPGEQILSKDARLRLQVLQELDDLGGGFKIAAHDLEIRGAGNLLGKKQSGHVTAVGFELYTRMMEEAVHELRGEPIETDIEPEVHLGIPVYIPDSYVNDVNQRLVWYKRLAALRRAEDRVLLAEELRDRYGPIPSIVDTLLDVMELRRRMKMLGILEARVRGARIGVRFHESSQIPAESLVDFVTLGGSGRTLQADGTLTVSVTQGDELLGEVSELLSTLEGLGRIEPAAGPLGETAP